A region from the Acyrthosiphon pisum isolate AL4f chromosome A1, pea_aphid_22Mar2018_4r6ur, whole genome shotgun sequence genome encodes:
- the LOC100167513 gene encoding protein mab-21-like, with protein MRHGAGATAAVAAMLVPQDMLSAQTKMSYQLGKFWAERVMVRKTAAVKTIREVCKVVQDVLREVEAQEPRFISSLVECNGRYEGLDVVSPTEFEIVLYLNQMGVLNFVDDGSLPGCAVLKLSDGRKRSMSLWVEFITASGYLSARKIRSRFQTLVAQACDKCAYRDSVKMIADTSEVKLRIRERYVVQITPSFKCAGIWPRSSAHWPLPQIPWPHPNLVAEVKTEGFDLLSKECVTLHGKQSALEGDAWVMSFVDVENRLMYGGCRKRCLSVLKTLRDRHLDLPGNPVTNYHIKTLLLYECEKHPLEMEWDEPCLSDRINGILLQLISCLQCRRCPHYFLPHVDLFKGKAPGSLENAAKQTWRLTRELLTNSRAFDKL; from the coding sequence ATGCGACACGGTGCCGGTGCAACAGCCGCAGTAGCTGCGATGCTCGTGCCACAGGACATGCTGTCGGCCCAGACGAAGATGTCATACCAGCTGGGCAAGTTTTGGGCGGAACGGGTGATGGTCCGGAAGACGGCCGCGGTGAAGACGATCCGAGAGGTGTGCAAGGTGGTGCAAGACGTGCTCCGGGAGGTGGAGGCTCAGGAGCCGCGGTTCATATCGTCGCTGGTCGAATGCAACGGCCGGTACGAAGGTCTGGACGTGGTGTCGCCCACCGAGTTTGAGATCGTGCTCTACCTGAACCAGATGGGCGTTCTCAACTTCGTCGACGACGGGTCGCTACCCGGGTGCGCGGTGCTCAAGCTGAGCGACGGTCGCAAGCGGAGCATGAGCCTGTGGGTCGAGTTTATCACGGCGTCGGGGTACCTGTCTGCCCGCAAGATCCGATCCCGGTTTCAGACGCTAGTGGCGCAAGCCTGCGATAAGTGCGCGTACCGGGATTCGGTCAAGATGATCGCCGATACTAGCGAGGTGAAGCTCCGGATCCGTGAACGGTACGTGGTGCAGATCACACCGTCGTTCAAGTGCGCGGGCATATGGCCTCGGTCGTCCGCCCACTGGCCACTGCCGCAGATCCCATGGCCGCACCCCAACCTGGTTGCCGAGGTCAAGACCGAGGGGTTTGACCTGCTGTCCAAAGAATGTGTGACACTGCACGGTAAGCAGTCGGCGCTCGAGGGCGACGCGTGGGTCATGTCGTTCGTGGACGTCGAGAACCGGCTCATGTACGGCGGCTGTCGCAAGCGGTGCCTGAGCGTGCTCAAAACGCTCAGGGACCGGCATCTAGATCTGCCCGGCAACCCTGTCACCAACTACCACATCAAGACGCTGCTGCTGTACGAGTGCGAGAAACACCCGCTTGAAATGGAGTGGGATGAACCGTGCCTGAGCGACCGCATCAACGGCATACTGCTGCAACTCATCTCGTGTCTGCAATGCCGACGGTGCCCACACTACTTCTTGCCGCACGTCGACCTTTTCAAAGGCAAGGCGCCCGGCAGCCTGGAGAACGCGGCCAAGCAGACGTGGAGGCTGACCAGAGAGTTGCTCACCAATTCTAGGGCTTTTGACAAGCTGTGA